The DNA sequence CGGGGTCAACATGCTCTCGCTGGCGTTGATCGGGCCCGGGCTGGAACACGCCTTCGGCCGCGAGCGATACGCCACGATCTATGGCACCGCGTTGCTCGGCAGTAGCGCCATCGCGATGTGGTTCAGCCCGAATGCCTTGGTGGCCGGTGCCTCCGGCGCCATCTACGGTCTGCTGGGTGCGGCACTGGTGCTGTATCTGCGGGAGCGTTTGAACCCGCAGACCATCATCATTGTGCTGGTGCTCAATATCGGGCTGAGCGTCTCGCTGCCGGGTATCTCGTTGGCCGGACATATGGGCGGCCTGTTGTTCGGCGTACTCAGCGCCGGTGCGCTGCTCTACTACCGCGAGGTGTGCCGCGCGGTAGGCACGCCGGACCTTGCCCAGAAGCCGTCGACACCCTGGGTGCTGGCGGCCGTGGTGACCGCGTTGTCGGTCGCGCTCATTGTGGCGAGGGTGCTCACCTACACCGGTTAACTCACAAGGGCAGTTTGGCTTTGAGAAACTGCCATTGGGTGTGCTGCTTGACGATGTCCGGCACATCGTCGGTGAAGGGACGCTCGTAGTGCGCGGCGATCTCGGCAGCCGTGTGTACCTCGGTGATCCAGCCGTGCCCCGTCAGCCAATCCGCGGGTGGCATGCGGGAATCCGGATATGTGAGCATCCAGAAGTTCGCTGCCCGGATATATTCGGGGACAACGGGTTCGGCGAGTGATTCCCACGTCTCGGTCGAGGACAAGAAGATGTTGGCGTCGCTGCAGATGGCGCTGCCCGGCGCGGACAGCTCGATGATTCGTTCAAACAGCAGGTCCTGACTCTCGCTGGGTATGCCCGCCATGATCAGCGGAGCGATCAGCCAGGCGGTGGGTTGTTCCGGGTCGAAGCCCGCGGTGCACAGATCCTCGACCCACGGTCCTGCCGTCGTCGCCACGGGCACGAGCCGCTGCGTCACGGCAGCGACGGAGCCGTGCTCCTTGAGTACACGGCTTCGGAACTCCAGCGTGTGCGGATGGTCCACCTCGTACAGAACGGCATCCGTCGGCCATGGGAGTCGGTAGGCCCGAGTGTCCAGACCCGCGACAAACTGCACGACTTGCCGGGTTCCCAGCGCAAGCTCCGTGGTGATGAAGTCGTCACCGTATCGCGTGAAGATTCCCGACGCGTTGATGAGGAGGAAAGTGCCGTCGGCCGCCGACGGGTTCTCAGGAAATCCTGTCGCGAGGAAGGCACTACTGAGGGGCTCGTTCGCCGCGGCAACCAGGACCGCCGCGAGCGGATCATTGATCAGTGGGTGGCCGCGCTGACTTTCCAATGCACGCAGAGCCGCGG is a window from the Mycobacteroides salmoniphilum genome containing:
- a CDS encoding rhomboid family intramembrane serine protease; translated protein: MGQQCVECVQQGAKSMRQVKPLRQARAWVTWALIAVNVLVYTAVVGGSDETMAVTTSPLFRELVLYLPWVAQGELWRTVTAGFLHFGLMHIGVNMLSLALIGPGLEHAFGRERYATIYGTALLGSSAIAMWFSPNALVAGASGAIYGLLGAALVLYLRERLNPQTIIIVLVLNIGLSVSLPGISLAGHMGGLLFGVLSAGALLYYREVCRAVGTPDLAQKPSTPWVLAAVVTALSVALIVARVLTYTG
- a CDS encoding SAM-dependent methyltransferase; the protein is MTSPAHKYQFDLIAAALRALESQRGHPLINDPLAAVLVAAANEPLSSAFLATGFPENPSAADGTFLLINASGIFTRYGDDFITTELALGTRQVVQFVAGLDTRAYRLPWPTDAVLYEVDHPHTLEFRSRVLKEHGSVAAVTQRLVPVATTAGPWVEDLCTAGFDPEQPTAWLIAPLIMAGIPSESQDLLFERIIELSAPGSAICSDANIFLSSTETWESLAEPVVPEYIRAANFWMLTYPDSRMPPADWLTGHGWITEVHTAAEIAAHYERPFTDDVPDIVKQHTQWQFLKAKLPL